A DNA window from Desulfobacterales bacterium contains the following coding sequences:
- a CDS encoding HyaD/HybD family hydrogenase maturation endopeptidase, translating to MINKPVVTILGVGNLLYTDEGFGIHVVQRLEARYLFPEAVSVVDGGVLGINLLGIMSQPEHLIVVDIIRNGQSPGTFYRLAGADIPRRIRMKNSLHQVDLLEALTLCEALDHVPKTVIVGVEPEDMQTLGITLTATLQQQVDPVVDRVLAELDLLNVTYEKRTDARCA from the coding sequence ATGATAAATAAGCCTGTTGTAACGATTCTTGGCGTGGGGAATCTTCTTTATACGGATGAGGGCTTTGGCATTCATGTCGTTCAACGACTGGAAGCACGTTACCTTTTCCCGGAAGCGGTGTCGGTGGTGGACGGCGGTGTCTTGGGAATCAACCTGCTGGGAATCATGTCGCAGCCCGAACACCTGATTGTGGTGGATATCATTCGAAACGGTCAATCGCCCGGCACCTTTTACCGGCTGGCGGGTGCGGACATTCCCAGACGGATTCGAATGAAAAACTCGCTGCATCAGGTGGATTTGCTGGAAGCGTTAACCCTATGTGAGGCCCTGGATCATGTGCCGAAAACGGTGATCGTGGGGGTTGAGCCGGAGGATATGCAAACCCTCGGCATTACCCTTACCGCTACCCTGCAACAGCAGGTTGATCCCGTGGTGGACCGAGTGTTGGCCGAGCTCGATCTGCTTAATGTCACCTATGAAAAGAGGACCGATGCGCGATGTGCTTAG
- a CDS encoding nickel-dependent hydrogenase large subunit — protein MAKRITIDPITRIEGHLKIEVEVEGGKVTNAWSSGQMFRGIEMMLIGRDPRDAHHFVQRSCGVCTYVHAVASVRAVDDAVGVKIPQNARLIRNLLHGAQYQHDHLVHFYHLHALDWVDIISALKADPQKTATLADNVSNAQLGGVKHYRGVQQRLKTFVESGQLGPFNNAYWGHSAYKLPPEANLMAAAHYIEALKLQARTARLHAIFGGKNPHPQSLVVGGVTCVEALSPDRLAEFMFITEETQNFITNVYLPDLMAIAGFYKDWGAIGGCTNFLGWGDFPANEKEPESLYFPRGIIKNRNLGDVQMAKQEAVTEHIHRSWYEGNASLHPFAGETKPLQENPVYKPDDGKYSWIKAPRYENLSCEVGPLARVLIAYGKSHKEVKPLVDKVLTDLSIPAAALFSTLGRTAARAIETVVIGEAMKGWLNELIGNIKNGDTKIYEPYEMPAAGQGIGLNDVPRGALGHWVKIKDKKIENYQYVVPSTWNLGPRDASGQKSPVEEALIGTPIADPKQPLEVLRTVHSFDPCIACAVHVIDPKSNEVYKVRVV, from the coding sequence GTGGAAGGGGGAAAAGTCACCAATGCCTGGAGTTCCGGGCAGATGTTCCGGGGCATCGAGATGATGTTAATCGGACGTGATCCGCGAGATGCCCATCATTTTGTCCAACGCTCCTGCGGGGTTTGCACCTATGTTCACGCGGTGGCGTCCGTGCGCGCCGTGGATGATGCCGTCGGGGTAAAAATTCCCCAAAACGCGCGTCTGATCAGAAACCTCCTCCATGGCGCCCAATACCAGCATGACCATCTGGTTCACTTTTATCATCTGCATGCCCTTGACTGGGTCGATATCATCAGCGCGCTGAAAGCGGATCCGCAGAAAACCGCTACCCTGGCCGATAATGTCAGTAACGCCCAGTTGGGCGGCGTCAAACACTACCGCGGGGTTCAGCAACGACTTAAAACCTTTGTGGAAAGTGGTCAGTTGGGGCCGTTTAACAATGCCTATTGGGGACATTCAGCGTATAAGCTGCCGCCTGAAGCCAACCTGATGGCGGCGGCTCATTACATCGAGGCACTCAAGCTTCAGGCACGAACGGCAAGGCTTCATGCCATATTCGGGGGTAAAAACCCGCATCCCCAATCCCTGGTGGTGGGCGGGGTGACCTGCGTGGAGGCCCTTTCCCCGGACCGGCTGGCCGAATTCATGTTCATCACCGAAGAAACCCAGAATTTTATTACCAACGTTTATTTGCCGGACCTGATGGCCATTGCCGGATTTTATAAGGATTGGGGCGCCATCGGTGGCTGCACCAACTTTCTGGGGTGGGGGGATTTTCCGGCGAACGAAAAAGAACCGGAAAGCCTTTATTTTCCAAGGGGCATCATCAAAAACAGAAATCTCGGCGATGTTCAGATGGCCAAGCAGGAAGCGGTCACCGAACATATTCACCGCTCCTGGTATGAGGGAAATGCGTCCCTTCACCCCTTTGCCGGAGAGACCAAACCGCTTCAGGAAAACCCGGTCTATAAACCGGATGACGGGAAATATTCCTGGATAAAGGCCCCCCGGTATGAAAATCTTTCTTGTGAAGTGGGTCCTCTTGCCCGAGTGCTGATCGCTTACGGCAAATCTCACAAGGAAGTTAAACCCTTGGTGGATAAGGTGTTGACGGACTTATCGATTCCGGCAGCGGCCCTTTTCTCCACACTGGGACGAACAGCCGCCAGGGCCATCGAGACCGTTGTGATCGGTGAGGCCATGAAAGGCTGGCTCAATGAGTTGATTGGAAACATTAAAAACGGGGACACCAAGATTTATGAGCCCTATGAAATGCCGGCAGCCGGCCAGGGCATCGGGTTAAATGATGTGCCTCGGGGGGCGCTCGGGCATTGGGTAAAAATAAAGGATAAAAAGATCGAGAACTATCAATATGTCGTGCCCTCTACCTGGAACTTGGGTCCCAGGGACGCATCCGGCCAGAAAAGCCCCGTAGAGGAAGCGCTGATCGGAACTCCCATCGCCGATCCCAAACAACCCCTGGAGGTGCTTCGAACTGTGCATTCCTTTGATCCTTGTATTGCCTGTGCGGTTCATGTGATTGATCCGAAAAGCAATGAGGTCTACAAGGTCAGGGTGGTGTAG
- a CDS encoding HypC/HybG/HupF family hydrogenase formation chaperone, with protein sequence MCLAIPSKIVHIDNEMAMIDVDGVQRTASLLLIEDAQVGDYVIVHAGFAIHKIDEAAARETLDLLRQAVALSAFTGESGQGGPTETGS encoded by the coding sequence ATGTGCTTAGCCATTCCATCCAAAATCGTACATATTGATAACGAAATGGCCATGATCGATGTGGACGGCGTTCAGCGGACAGCCTCTTTGTTGCTCATTGAAGACGCGCAGGTGGGCGATTATGTGATCGTGCATGCCGGCTTTGCCATTCATAAGATCGATGAAGCGGCTGCCAGGGAAACGCTCGATTTGCTGAGGCAAGCCGTGGCGCTATCCGCGTTCACGGGCGAGTCCGGGCAAGGCGGGCCTACTGAAACAGGTTCATGA